From a region of the Longimicrobiales bacterium genome:
- a CDS encoding Nramp family divalent metal transporter: MTDPTADPLQPSEGDAFSDLEMPDLTLKGLMSHFGPGVILMMTGIGTSHLVTAPVAGGRFGYVLLWCIPLSYVFKYYGFEMAFRFTNATGKSLIEAYGTAWKKWPLWYVLITTLLQCALGQAGRLVAAAAVLYYMFSESMGLPVPLAGWGLAVGLISVVIILRGRYEAVELAAKVLASVLVVSTVAVFVVEPAPISQMAHFFLVEIPDGSWLIIAAFLGLLPTGMDVSLQASEWGKAKKKGVSKIRERMEDMGLAHRYDPFDPNPAHLTVDTSKLPENAREYCQRWFKIGIWDFRQGHVVSFLLASIFMLLAAVWLYPSPVEGRAVMGEIAGIFTRSVGPQMMMVFMVGALAATFSTAFNYFDGWPRIVGACCRNLFRSTASLQGIDRTTLTPAHRSAWYSEYNIYRMTMIYSLVTSVAIVAGLQRPVFLVLVASALAFFVAPVIFFLNFYYCLTIIPKQDKAFYPSTFAQWFGWFSLIVFTGMSLVLIFWRIWVPVFGG; the protein is encoded by the coding sequence GTGACCGATCCCACCGCCGATCCTCTCCAACCTTCGGAGGGCGACGCGTTCTCGGATCTGGAGATGCCCGACCTGACCCTCAAGGGTCTCATGAGCCATTTCGGGCCGGGCGTGATCCTCATGATGACGGGGATCGGCACGAGCCATCTGGTCACAGCACCCGTAGCCGGTGGTCGGTTCGGGTATGTGCTCCTCTGGTGCATCCCTCTCTCGTACGTCTTCAAGTACTACGGCTTCGAGATGGCCTTCCGTTTCACGAACGCCACGGGCAAGAGCCTGATCGAGGCGTACGGCACGGCGTGGAAGAAGTGGCCGCTGTGGTACGTGCTCATCACGACCCTGCTCCAGTGCGCACTCGGGCAGGCGGGGCGTCTCGTCGCGGCGGCTGCGGTGCTCTATTACATGTTCAGCGAATCAATGGGGCTGCCGGTGCCTCTGGCTGGCTGGGGCTTGGCTGTAGGCCTGATTTCGGTGGTCATCATCCTACGAGGGCGCTACGAGGCGGTCGAGTTGGCTGCGAAGGTGCTGGCGTCCGTACTGGTGGTCTCCACTGTGGCTGTTTTTGTCGTCGAGCCTGCGCCTATTTCTCAGATGGCGCACTTCTTCCTGGTTGAGATTCCGGACGGATCCTGGCTTATCATCGCCGCGTTCCTCGGTCTGCTGCCCACCGGAATGGACGTCTCGCTGCAGGCGTCAGAGTGGGGCAAGGCCAAGAAGAAGGGCGTGAGCAAGATCCGCGAGCGCATGGAGGACATGGGGCTTGCACATCGCTACGACCCCTTCGACCCGAATCCGGCTCACCTCACGGTCGACACGTCAAAGCTCCCAGAAAATGCGAGAGAGTACTGCCAGCGCTGGTTCAAGATCGGGATCTGGGACTTCCGGCAGGGGCACGTCGTGTCCTTCCTACTTGCCAGCATATTCATGCTGTTGGCTGCCGTGTGGTTGTACCCGAGTCCGGTTGAAGGTCGGGCTGTGATGGGCGAGATCGCGGGAATTTTTACGCGAAGCGTAGGACCCCAGATGATGATGGTGTTCATGGTCGGAGCCCTCGCGGCCACGTTCTCCACGGCGTTCAACTACTTCGACGGGTGGCCCAGGATCGTCGGTGCCTGCTGCAGAAACCTGTTCCGTAGCACGGCGTCACTGCAGGGAATCGACCGGACAACTCTGACACCCGCACACCGGAGCGCATGGTACTCAGAGTACAACATCTACCGGATGACGATGATCTACTCACTGGTCACCTCTGTGGCGATCGTGGCCGGATTGCAGAGGCCGGTGTTCCTGGTGCTCGTCGCCTCGGCGCTGGCCTTCTTCGTGGCGCCGGTGATCTTCTTCCTGAACTTCTACTACTGCCTGACGATCATCCCCAAGCAGGATAAAGCGTTCTATCCGTCGACGTTCGCTCAGTGGTTCGGATGGTTCAGCCTCATCGTCTTCACGGGGATGAGCCTCGTACTGATCTTCTGGCGGATCTGGGTACCGGTCTTCGGAGGCTGA
- a CDS encoding 2-dehydropantoate 2-reductase, whose amino-acid sequence MKIGIYGAGAIGGYLGVQLALAGEDVTLIARGPHLEAMKENGLKLLIDGEERVARPFCTSDPSEAGPQDFVIVTLKAHSAPAVVGAMQPLLGPDTAVVSAVNGVPWWYFYALEGPWRDHRLESVDPGGVQWDGIGPERAIGCVVYPATEVVEPGVIKHLSGNRFSLGEPSGEKTERVQALAGALKEAGFRVPVRRIRDEIWVKLWGNLSFNPISALTLETLDTVATDPGTRAVAQAMMLEAQTIGEKLGARFPVDVEKRMDGAAAVGAHRTSMLQDLERGRPMEIDALVTSVQEMGRLVDVPTPTIDVVLALVQQRARAAGAYGV is encoded by the coding sequence GGGCCACATCTGGAGGCCATGAAGGAGAATGGCCTCAAGCTCCTCATTGATGGCGAAGAGCGTGTTGCCCGGCCGTTCTGCACCAGCGACCCGTCCGAAGCTGGACCCCAGGACTTCGTCATCGTCACGCTGAAGGCGCATTCCGCGCCGGCAGTTGTGGGGGCCATGCAGCCGCTGCTGGGCCCAGACACCGCTGTGGTCAGTGCGGTGAACGGCGTGCCGTGGTGGTATTTCTATGCGCTGGAGGGCCCTTGGCGCGACCACCGTCTGGAGTCGGTCGACCCGGGGGGTGTGCAGTGGGATGGGATCGGCCCTGAGCGCGCGATCGGGTGCGTGGTATACCCCGCCACCGAGGTCGTGGAACCGGGCGTGATCAAGCACCTGAGCGGGAACCGTTTTTCGCTCGGAGAACCCTCCGGTGAGAAGACCGAGCGGGTGCAGGCTCTGGCGGGCGCCCTCAAAGAGGCCGGATTCCGCGTGCCCGTGCGGCGCATAAGAGACGAGATCTGGGTAAAGCTGTGGGGTAATCTCTCCTTCAATCCCATCAGCGCACTGACGTTGGAGACGCTCGACACCGTCGCGACCGATCCCGGCACTCGGGCGGTGGCTCAGGCCATGATGCTGGAGGCCCAGACCATTGGCGAGAAGCTCGGCGCCCGCTTTCCAGTCGACGTGGAAAAACGCATGGACGGAGCGGCAGCTGTGGGAGCCCATCGGACATCGATGCTCCAGGACCTGGAGCGCGGTCGACCGATGGAGATCGACGCCCTGGTGACCTCCGTTCAGGAGATGGGGCGCCTCGTGGACGTACCGACTCCGACGATCGATGTGGTGCTGGCGTTGGTCCAGCAACGCGCCCGCGCTGCGGGAGCGTACGGGGTCTGA
- a CDS encoding Nif11-like leader peptide family RiPP precursor, translating to MNEVKSTLSNYGAYNMTMDKLRKRASHDPELTRKLNQAETFENLAYIAGQVGIDIEQSDFEAQNEELSEEELSNVSGGMRSVGGSLGIRKFMAKDGAHTCDTSTCTDCSSCGAHTCDTSTCKECNSCGASSFQVGIKTSV from the coding sequence TTGAACGAAGTAAAAAGTACTTTATCGAACTATGGAGCATACAATATGACGATGGACAAGCTTAGGAAACGTGCCTCCCATGACCCTGAACTGACCAGAAAACTTAATCAGGCAGAGACTTTTGAAAATCTGGCCTACATCGCAGGCCAAGTAGGTATTGATATAGAGCAGAGTGACTTTGAAGCACAGAACGAAGAGCTCTCAGAAGAAGAATTAAGTAATGTATCAGGTGGTATGAGATCAGTTGGTGGTTCGCTTGGGATCCGGAAGTTCATGGCAAAAGATGGCGCCCATACATGTGATACTAGTACATGCACGGATTGCTCCAGTTGCGGGGCCCATACCTGTGACACTAGTACATGTAAGGAATGCAACAGTTGCGGGGCATCTTCCTTTCAGGTGGGAATTAAGACCAGTGTCTAA